In a genomic window of Cryptococcus deuterogattii R265 chromosome 12, complete sequence:
- a CDS encoding glycerol-1-phosphatase, with amino-acid sequence MPPTTIKARGILFDLDGTLISKQFTCNSSWAFQISDLASSGSTTICESVWHKWAEVYPVDLTEVFKSSHGIRTRELLRHWLNITDPIELEAATEKFEADVLKEAQRLASTGKGGITLLPGVEKLLLALNTDTKDAIKWAIVTSATNAYATNAITTSSLPKTSHLITADEVSQGKPHPEPYIMGAAALGLKPTDCIVFEDAPSGVKAGVASGARVIAVCTSHKRSALEGLGAHLIVEDLSDINFDTEGDEVTIIFPN; translated from the exons ATGCCCCCAACAACCATTAAGGCACGAGGTATCCTCTTCGATCTCGATGGCACTTTGATCAGTAAACAGTTTACTTGCAATAGCTCATGGGCTTTCCAGATATCTGACCTTGCATCCTCAGGCTCGACCACCATTTGCGAGTCTGTATGGCATAAGTGGGCGGAAGTGTATCCCGTTGACCTTACAGAGGTGTTCAAGA GTTCTCATGGTATCAGGACCAGGGAGCTGCTGCGGCACTGGCTCAACATCACTGACCCGATAGAACTTGAG GCAGCCACCGAGAAGTTTGAGGCTGACGTCCTCAAAGAGGCCCAGCGGCTTGCTTCGACTGGCAAGGGTGGAATTACTTTACTCCCCGGGGTTGAGAAGCTCCTCCTAGCCCTCAATACCGACACTAAGGATGCTATAAAATGGGCTATTGTCACTTCTG CGACCAATGCGTATGCCACCAATGCCATCAccacttcctctctccccaaGACTTCTCATCTTATCACCGCAGACGAGGTTTCCCAAGGCAAGCCTCATCCCGAGCCATACATCATGGGCGCTGCGGCCCTCGGACTGAAGCCAACAGACTGCATCGTTTTTGAGGATGCACCGTCAGGAGTGAAGGCCGGAGTTGCGAGTGGTGCGCGAGTAATTGCTGTTTGCACCAGCCACAAGAGGTCAGCTTTGGAGGGGTTAGGTGCGCATTTGATCGTTGAGGATCTTTCAGA CATCAATTTTGACACCGAAGGAGACGAGGTTACCATCATATTTCCCAACtaa